The following are encoded together in the Streptomyces sp. NBC_01465 genome:
- a CDS encoding glutathione S-transferase C-terminal domain-containing protein has translation MPKTASRSSSTATSITASPHPHRLHSRIGVGAAGGFYPAPGRYDLFLSQSCPRSLRISLTLDLLGLRDTVATTVLASPGESPAAYASLRRAYEATVHHFDGPLTVPALRDRWSGRIVSNHTPDILSSLAGPLSGDGEGRSCTLRPPHLAADIDALCEVLDRDVAPTARPSARRSALNLLDRRLSRHPFALGESLTAADVDLWVALVHLDRSETLCAFPRLSAYVQRLGGLPAFRGAVGAVPDAA, from the coding sequence ATGCCCAAAACAGCTTCACGCAGTTCCAGCACGGCCACCTCCATCACAGCGTCCCCGCACCCGCACCGTCTCCACAGCCGCATCGGCGTCGGTGCAGCCGGGGGCTTCTATCCCGCGCCCGGCCGCTACGACCTTTTCCTGTCGCAGAGTTGTCCCCGCTCCCTGCGCATCTCGCTCACGCTCGACCTCCTCGGCCTGCGCGACACCGTCGCCACCACGGTCCTGGCCTCCCCCGGCGAAAGCCCCGCCGCCTACGCGTCCCTGCGCCGTGCCTACGAAGCGACGGTGCACCATTTCGACGGGCCGCTCACGGTGCCCGCGCTGCGCGACCGCTGGAGCGGACGCATCGTCAGCAACCACACTCCCGACATCCTCAGCAGCCTCGCGGGCCCGCTCTCCGGGGACGGCGAGGGCCGGTCATGCACGCTCCGACCGCCGCACCTCGCAGCGGACATCGATGCCCTGTGCGAGGTGCTGGACCGGGATGTCGCACCCACCGCACGGCCCTCGGCGCGACGTTCGGCACTGAACCTGCTGGACCGCCGGCTCAGCCGGCACCCCTTCGCACTGGGAGAGTCGCTGACGGCCGCGGACGTAGACCTGTGGGTGGCGCTCGTCCACCTCGACCGGTCCGAGACGCTCTGCGCGTTCCCCCGGCTCAGCGCATACGTACAGCGCTTGGGCGGCCTCCCTGCTTTCCGCGGTGCGGTCGGGGCGGTTCCGGACGCGGCGTAG
- a CDS encoding putative leader peptide has protein sequence MPRSGLTRRLHIDLLRVSSAY, from the coding sequence ATGCCCAGGAGCGGCTTGACCAGGCGCCTGCACATCGATCTTCTGCGCGTCTCCAGCGCTTACTGA
- a CDS encoding putative leader peptide: MRPLTRRHPLSPVPPRRLNLYSRHHIDLLRVAGALCRP, translated from the coding sequence ATGCGTCCGCTGACCCGTCGACACCCCCTGAGCCCGGTGCCGCCCCGCCGCCTGAACCTGTACTCCCGCCACCACATCGACCTGCTGCGCGTCGCCGGCGCGCTCTGTCGCCCCTGA
- a CDS encoding LLM class flavin-dependent oxidoreductase: protein MTSTPSPLHLAVALDGTGWHPASWREPVARPRDLLTAAYWADLVAEAERGLLDLVTIEDGLGLQSSLLTDPDDRTDQVRGRLDAVLIAARIAPLTRHIGVVPTVVTTHTEPFHISKAIATLDYVSTGRAGVRVQIDARPNEAAHFGRRTIAPLPAGGYNTPAGQEAVRAHFDEAADYVEVVRRLWDSWEDGAEIRDAATGRFIDREKLHYIDFEGEHFSVKGPSITPRPPQGQPVVSALAHATFPYRLVARAADIGYVTPHDAEQARAIVDEIRAEQAAAGRADETVHLFGDLVVFLDEEPAEAAARRERLDALAGQEYTSDARIFAGTPSQLADLLQELQQSGLSGFRLRPAVVGHDLPAITRGLVPELQRRGAFRTAYEADTLRGLLGLARPANRYATATATA from the coding sequence GTGACCTCAACACCCTCACCTCTGCACCTCGCGGTCGCTCTCGACGGCACCGGCTGGCACCCGGCGTCCTGGCGCGAACCGGTGGCCCGGCCCCGGGACCTGCTCACCGCCGCGTACTGGGCCGACCTCGTCGCGGAGGCCGAACGCGGGCTGCTCGACCTCGTGACCATCGAGGACGGGCTGGGACTGCAGTCCTCGCTCCTCACCGACCCCGACGACCGTACCGATCAGGTGCGCGGCCGGCTCGACGCGGTGCTCATCGCCGCGCGCATCGCGCCGCTGACCCGGCACATAGGTGTGGTGCCGACCGTGGTGACCACACACACCGAGCCGTTCCACATCTCGAAGGCGATCGCCACGCTCGACTACGTGAGCACGGGCCGTGCGGGCGTACGCGTACAGATCGACGCACGCCCCAACGAGGCCGCGCACTTCGGGCGCCGAACGATCGCGCCGCTGCCCGCCGGTGGCTACAACACCCCGGCCGGGCAGGAAGCGGTGCGCGCGCACTTCGACGAGGCGGCCGACTACGTGGAAGTGGTGCGCAGGCTCTGGGACAGCTGGGAGGACGGCGCGGAGATCCGGGACGCGGCCACCGGGCGGTTCATCGACCGCGAGAAGCTGCACTACATCGACTTCGAGGGCGAGCACTTCAGCGTGAAGGGCCCCTCGATCACCCCCCGCCCGCCGCAGGGGCAGCCGGTCGTCAGCGCGCTCGCCCATGCGACCTTCCCGTACCGCCTGGTGGCCAGGGCTGCCGACATCGGTTACGTCACCCCGCACGACGCCGAGCAGGCCCGCGCGATCGTGGACGAGATCCGGGCCGAACAGGCGGCGGCAGGCCGCGCGGACGAGACCGTGCACCTCTTCGGCGACCTGGTGGTCTTCCTCGACGAGGAGCCCGCCGAGGCCGCCGCCCGCAGGGAGCGCCTCGACGCACTCGCGGGACAGGAGTACACCAGCGACGCCCGCATCTTCGCCGGCACTCCATCACAACTCGCAGACCTCCTCCAGGAGTTGCAGCAGTCGGGACTGTCCGGCTTCCGCCTGCGCCCGGCCGTCGTGGGCCACGACCTCCCGGCGATCACCCGAGGCCTGGTCCCCGAGCTCCAGCGCCGAGGCGCCTTCCGAACCGCCTACGAGGCCGACACCCTGCGCGGCCTGCTCGGGCTCGCCCGCCCCGCCAACCGCTACGCCACCGCCACCGCCACTGCCTGA
- a CDS encoding NtaA/DmoA family FMN-dependent monooxygenase (This protein belongs to a clade of FMN-dependent monooxygenases, within a broader family of flavin-dependent oxidoreductases, the luciferase-like monooxygenase (LMM) family, some of whose members use coenzyme F420 rather than FMN.) has protein sequence MSKPLKQIHLAAHFPGVNNTTVWSDPAAGSHIEFSSFAHFAQTAERAKFDFLFLAEGLRLREQGGEIYDLDVVGRPDTFAVLAALAAVTDRLGLTGTINSTFNEPYEVARQFASLDHLSGGRSAWNVVTSWDAFTGENFRRGGFLPKEERYSRAKEFLETTNELLDSWRGDEVVADQSAGTFLSDAKAGSFVHTGQHFDIHGQFNVPRSPQGRPVIFQAGDSDEGREFAASSADAIFSRYATLKEGQEFYTDVKGRLARYGRSRDQLLILPAASFVLGDTDAEAEETAREVRRQQVSGATAIKHLEFVWNRDLSAYDPEGPLPDIDPDLGEHTLARGRAQVRMYRDPLATAREWRERAAANKWSIRDLVIETGNRQTFVGSPATVAETINHFVQSDASDGFILVPHITPSGLDTFADQVVPLLQEQGVYRTEYEGTTLRDHLGLAHPDDRNGVRTAS, from the coding sequence ATGAGCAAGCCGCTGAAGCAGATCCATCTGGCCGCCCATTTCCCCGGCGTCAACAACACGACCGTGTGGAGCGATCCGGCCGCCGGCAGCCACATCGAGTTCAGCTCGTTCGCGCACTTCGCGCAGACCGCCGAACGTGCCAAGTTCGACTTCCTGTTCCTCGCCGAGGGGCTGCGCCTGCGCGAACAGGGCGGAGAAATCTACGACTTGGACGTGGTGGGACGCCCCGACACCTTCGCCGTACTGGCCGCCCTCGCCGCCGTCACCGACCGCCTCGGCCTGACCGGCACCATCAACTCCACCTTCAACGAGCCCTACGAGGTGGCCCGCCAGTTCGCCAGCCTCGACCACCTCTCCGGCGGCCGCTCCGCCTGGAACGTCGTCACCTCCTGGGACGCCTTCACCGGGGAGAACTTCCGGCGCGGCGGCTTCCTGCCGAAGGAGGAGCGCTACTCGCGGGCCAAGGAATTCCTGGAGACCACCAACGAGCTCCTCGACTCCTGGCGCGGGGACGAGGTCGTCGCCGACCAGTCCGCCGGCACCTTCCTGAGCGACGCCAAGGCCGGCTCCTTCGTTCACACCGGCCAACACTTCGACATCCACGGCCAGTTCAACGTGCCGCGCTCACCGCAAGGCCGACCGGTCATCTTCCAGGCGGGAGACTCCGACGAGGGACGTGAATTCGCCGCATCGAGCGCCGACGCCATCTTCAGCCGATACGCAACCCTCAAGGAGGGCCAGGAGTTCTACACCGACGTCAAGGGGCGTCTGGCCCGATACGGCCGCAGCCGTGACCAACTGCTGATCCTGCCCGCCGCGAGCTTCGTACTCGGTGACACCGACGCCGAGGCCGAGGAGACCGCCCGCGAGGTCCGCAGGCAGCAGGTGAGCGGGGCCACCGCCATCAAGCACCTGGAATTCGTCTGGAACCGGGACCTGTCCGCGTACGACCCAGAGGGCCCTCTCCCGGACATCGACCCCGACCTCGGCGAACACACCCTCGCCCGCGGCCGGGCCCAAGTGCGCATGTACCGCGACCCGTTGGCCACCGCCCGCGAGTGGCGCGAACGCGCCGCCGCCAACAAGTGGTCGATCCGCGACCTGGTCATCGAGACCGGCAACCGGCAGACCTTCGTCGGATCACCCGCCACCGTGGCCGAGACGATCAACCACTTCGTCCAGTCCGATGCCAGCGACGGCTTCATCCTCGTCCCGCACATCACCCCCAGCGGCCTGGACACCTTCGCCGACCAGGTCGTCCCGCTGCTCCAGGAGCAGGGGGTGTACCGCACGGAGTACGAAGGCACCACACTGCGCGACCACCTGGGCCTGGCCCACCCCGACGACCGGAACGGCGTACGGACGGCGTCATGA
- a CDS encoding LLM class flavin-dependent oxidoreductase → MSDIPLGILDLVPISSGSTATEALLNTIDLARRAESFGYDRYWYAEHHLNPGVAGTSPAVVLALTAAATSTIRIGSGAVQLGHRTALSTVEEFGLIDALHPGRLDLGLGRSGGRPPGAPAAPLPGATPVIDNRAPNGLRIPPRFSFAYLLGSPRVALQRRLLLLPDAQSQEYGKQIDDILALLAGTYRSEDGIEAHVVPGEGADVQVWILGSSGGESAEVAGRNGLRFAANYHVSPGTVLEAAEGYRAAFQPSDVLDKPYVSVSADVVVAEDDETARELATGYGLWVRSIRTAEGAIPFPTPDEARAHTWSDEDRALVQDRTDTQFVGSPDRVADRLAQLQEATGADELLITTITHGHEDRVRSYELLAEEWRKR, encoded by the coding sequence ATGTCCGACATCCCTCTCGGGATCCTCGACCTGGTCCCGATATCGTCCGGTTCCACGGCCACCGAGGCGCTGCTCAACACCATCGACCTGGCCCGACGGGCCGAGAGCTTCGGGTACGACCGCTACTGGTACGCCGAGCACCACCTCAACCCAGGAGTGGCCGGCACCTCTCCAGCCGTCGTCCTCGCGCTGACCGCTGCCGCGACCTCGACCATCCGGATCGGGTCCGGTGCGGTCCAACTCGGCCACCGCACCGCCCTGTCGACGGTCGAGGAGTTCGGCCTGATCGACGCACTGCACCCCGGACGCCTCGATCTGGGACTGGGCCGCTCCGGCGGCCGCCCGCCAGGAGCCCCCGCCGCACCGCTCCCGGGTGCCACCCCGGTCATCGACAACCGGGCCCCGAACGGGCTCCGCATCCCGCCCCGGTTCTCCTTCGCGTATCTCCTCGGCTCACCCCGCGTCGCGCTCCAGCGGAGACTGCTCCTGCTGCCGGACGCCCAGTCACAGGAGTACGGGAAGCAGATCGACGACATCCTGGCGCTGCTGGCGGGCACGTACCGCTCCGAGGACGGCATCGAGGCCCACGTGGTGCCGGGCGAAGGCGCCGACGTGCAGGTCTGGATCCTGGGGAGCAGCGGTGGGGAGAGCGCGGAGGTCGCAGGCCGCAATGGGCTCCGGTTCGCAGCGAACTACCACGTCAGCCCGGGCACGGTGCTGGAGGCGGCAGAGGGCTACCGCGCCGCTTTCCAGCCGTCCGACGTACTGGACAAGCCCTACGTCAGCGTGTCGGCCGACGTCGTCGTCGCCGAGGACGACGAGACCGCCCGCGAGCTGGCAACCGGCTACGGCCTCTGGGTCCGCAGTATCCGTACGGCGGAGGGGGCCATCCCGTTTCCGACGCCGGACGAGGCGCGCGCCCACACCTGGTCGGATGAGGACCGGGCGCTGGTGCAGGACCGGACCGACACCCAGTTCGTAGGCTCCCCGGACCGGGTTGCCGACCGACTCGCCCAGTTGCAGGAGGCAACAGGGGCCGATGAGTTGCTGATCACCACGATCACTCACGGCCATGAGGACCGGGTACGGTCCTACGAGCTGCTGGCCGAGGAGTGGCGCAAGAGGTGA
- a CDS encoding 2'-5' RNA ligase family protein, producing MAQLGTTAVLAVVPEAGPLLKMAAEADPRVVRSGVPAHAALLYPWLPADDVDDRELERLRAAVPTGPVRLRLTAVERRDGFVAVALPELRAVATALRALYPAHVPYGGRFGQDPPVHLTVALDADAHTATAIAERTAVLLPIDAEVTALSVVTLTPAGWRELAELPLSAIS from the coding sequence ATGGCCCAGCTGGGAACCACGGCAGTGCTGGCGGTGGTGCCGGAGGCGGGACCGCTGCTGAAGATGGCCGCAGAAGCGGATCCACGCGTGGTGCGGTCCGGCGTACCCGCGCACGCCGCGCTGCTCTACCCGTGGCTGCCCGCCGACGACGTCGACGATCGGGAACTGGAAAGACTGCGCGCCGCAGTGCCGACGGGCCCGGTGCGGCTGCGACTGACCGCGGTGGAGCGGCGGGACGGATTCGTTGCGGTCGCACTACCCGAACTGCGGGCCGTAGCCACTGCCTTGCGCGCGCTGTATCCGGCACACGTCCCCTACGGCGGCCGGTTCGGGCAGGACCCGCCGGTGCATCTGACCGTGGCCCTCGACGCCGACGCGCACACCGCGACAGCCATCGCCGAGCGAACGGCTGTACTCCTGCCGATCGATGCCGAGGTGACGGCGCTGTCCGTGGTCACTCTGACTCCCGCTGGATGGCGGGAGCTTGCGGAGCTTCCCCTTTCGGCCATCAGCTGA